The genome window AAAATCCGCATCATGGAAACTGCCGGCACCGAGATGTACGACCTGGTTACCGAGCCCCTCGGCACCATGGGCGGGGTGGCCATCGCCTTCCAGAAGGCCCGGGTCAACATTCGCGGCATGATCCTTGACGACAATCCCGCCAGGGCCCAGGCCAACGCGAACTCCATCGCCAAGCTCTACAAAGAGATCGACGAAGGGCTGGCGGACTTCGGCAAGAGCATCCTCAGCAAAGATATCCGGCAGGAATTCGACTCTCTCAGGAAAGCCATCGGTGAGTACGCGCCCGTGCGGGAAGAGATCATCGCCGCAACCCTTGACGGCGACCGGGAGACTGCACTGGCTCTCATGCGGAGCCAGGGGCTGGCCTTTGAAAGAAAGATCGACGAATCGATCAAGAAACTCTTTGACATGAAGATTGCCGGGGCCCAGAAGCGGAAAGACCTGAATGCCGCCGCCGCACGGAGTGCCCTGGCCCAGATGACGGTTCTCGCCCTGGCCGGCATGGTTGTCGCCGTTGCCCTCGGCCTCATGGTCTCCCGCCAGATCACCGCACCGCTCAGGAAGGTCGTCGGATTTGCCCAGGCCATTGCCCAGGGCGACCTGACCCACCGCCTGGATATGGAACAGAATGACGAGACCGGGCAACTGGCCGATGCCGTCAACACCATGGCGGATCGCCTCAACCGGCTCATCGCGGGCGTGGCTGACAATGCATCCCAGGTGGCAGCGGCGGCGACCCAGCTCACCTCCAATGCCGAGCAGATGGCGACGGGCGCGGAAGAAGTGGCGGCGCAAACCGGCACCGTGGCCACGGCCAGCGAGGAAATGGCGTCCACCTCGGCGGAGATCGCCCAGAACTGCACCGCTGCCGCAGAGGAGTCGCGGCGGGCAAGCGACACGGCAGTCCAGGGTTCGGAGGTCATTCGCCATACCGTCGGCGAAATGGAGCGGATTGCCGAGCGGGTCCGCGAGACGGCGCGGACCGTGGAAAGCCTTGGCGCCCGGAGCGATCAGATCGGTGAAATCATCGGCACCATCGAGGATATCGCCGACCAGACGAACCTCCTGGCCCTGAACGCCGCCATCGAGGCGGCCCGGGCCGGCGAGCAGGGGCGCGGCTTCGCCGTGGTCGCCGACGAGGTCCGGGCCCTGGCAGAGCGGACATCCCGCGCGACCAGGGAAATCAGCACCATGATCAAGGCGATCCAACAGGAGACCAAGGGTGCGGTCGCCTCCATGGAGCAGGGGGTGCGGGAGGTGGAGCGCGGAACGGCCGAGGCATCCCAGTCGGGCAGGGCCTTGAGGAGATACTGGAGCAGGTGGGCTGCGTGACCATGCAGGTCAACCAGATAGCAACCGCAGCCGAGCAGCAGACCTCGACCACGGCGGAGATCAGCGGCAACATCCAGCAGATCACCGACGTGGTCCAACAGACGGCCCGGGGAGCCCAGGAAACCGCGGCGGCTGCGCGGCAACTCTCGCAACTGTCGGCAGAGCTGCAGCACCTGATCGGCCAGTTCCATCTGTCAGCCTGACCGCCATTCACTATCAGCAGGGAAGAAAGGACCTTCCGAATCGGAGGGTCCTTTTTTCATTGACCGCCGCATGGCTGGGGACGTTATCGGACGCATACATTTTTGATGACAAATAACGGGCTCAATGGTAACTATGGGCAAACGTTAACCGGAGTTCACATGAAGCAACTCAGTGCGGCCGCACTTTTCATATCAGGAGTCCTGCTGCTCCTGCTGCCCCGGATTCTTGCCCCCGTCTGCATCCACGTCTCGAACATCGACCCGAAGCTCGGCGCATTCATGCCGTGCAGCGATGCCGCAGCCATGACCTACGTGATCGGGGCCCTCACCATGGCGTGCAGTTGCGCAGTCATGTTCGCCCCGGACACAGGGACCGCGAAAGGGGCTCTCTGGCTGAGCCTGGCCCTGGCTGGGCTTCTCTTCTACGGCTATCTGCTGACGCCCGGCGTCTGCCACGCAGAGGGGATGCCGTGCCGGGCGAGCACCTTGCCGGCAGCTCTCACCCTGGGAGCCTTCCAGATACTCTTCAGCCTACTGGGTCTCTCCTCGATCGGATCATTCGACCGGCTCCGCGCCAGGCTCCGCCGCCGGACTTGAGCAGTCGCCCGATGGAGATGCTCCTTACCCTGACACCCGGTCCGGCCACCATCCCGCAACACGCCGCTCATGGAGCAAAATGGTTGCGGCAACCCGGCGCAGGCGCTAAAATCACCAGAAAAATCCATCCCACCAGCCACCCCGGCGCCCCGATATCTCCATGCGCGTCCTGATCATCGAAGACGAAAAGAAGGCAGCCGCCTACCTCCAGAAAGGGTTCGCGGAGAACGGCTTCACGGCCGACACCGCTCCATCCGGCGACGACGGCCTCCACCTGGCGCGGACCGAGAACTATGACCTGATCATCCTCGACATCATGCTTCCCGGCCGAAACGGCTGGGATGTGCTGGAAGAGCTGCGGCAAGAGGGGAGCGAGGTGCCGGTCATCTACCTGTCGGCCCGGGATGCGGTGCACGACCGGGTGCGGGGGCTTGAGCTGGGGGCCGACGACTACCTGGTGAAGCCCTTCGCCTTCTCGGAGCTCCTGGCGCGGGCACGGACCATCCTCCGGCGGGGGCCGGCCCGCCAGCCGGAACGTCTGCGCGCGGACGATCTGGAAATGGATCTCGTGGGGCACAAGGCCCGTCGGGGGGGAGCGCCCCTCGACCTCACCGCCAAGGAGTTCCTCCTGCTGTCACTGCTCTTGCGCCGCAAGGGCGAGGTGCTTTCCCGCACCCTCATCGCCGAACAAGTGTGGGGGATCAATTTCGACAGCGACACCAACATCGTCGACGTGGCGATCCGACGGCTGCGGCGCAAGGTCGACGACCCCTTCGAGCGAAAGCTCATCCACACCGTCCGCGGAGCAGGCTATGTACTTGAAGCGAAGTAACGGCCCCTCCCCGGGAACCCTCTCCCTGACCGCGCGCCTCACCGTCCTTTCCACCCTCGCCACCACCGGCGTCCTCCTCTTTGCCATCGCGTTCCAGTTCCTTGCCCTGGTAAGCGACCTGGAGTTCGAGGACAACGACTTCATCATCGACAAGATCCGGGTCATCGAGGCGATCATCGCCCGCTATCCCGACGGCAGGGTTCACCTTGAGCAGGAAGTCCAGTGGGAAGGGAACATGCGGGAGGATAGCCGGTACCTGGTCCGCATCGTCGACTCCCGGAAGCGTGTCATAATGGAGACGCGGGGAATGGACCGCATTGCCCCGCCCGCCATGTTCCCCGCGCCGGCCCGGGACACCCACGCCATCGGCCGGGGGAAGAAGTTCACGACTCCCGAGGGTCGCGTCTACCTGGTGAACGCGGCCTGGACCGGCGGGCGGCAAGCCCCGGACAGCCGCCAGGTCCAGGTGGCGCTGGACGTTACCGAAGAAGAGGAGATGCTCGAAGGATACAAGCAGAAGATGGCCTTCGTGTTTCTGGCCGGACTCTTTCTCTCGGCAGGACTCAACGTGGTCGTGGTACGGCGGGGGCTGCGCCCCCTGGTCCAACTCACGGAGACGGCAGGCCGCATTGACGTGACAACGCTCAACGAGCGGATCGACGCCCGGGTATGGCCCCGTGAGCTGGCCCGCTTCGCCGCCGCCTTCGACGCCATGCTCACCCGGCTCGAAACCTCCTTCGAGCGGCTTGAATCCTCCTCCGCCAACCTGGCCCACGAGATCCGCACCCCCCTCAACATCCTGCGGGGCGAGGCGGAAGTGGCCCTCTCCCGGGCCCGGTCGCCGGAGGAATACCGCCGGGTCATCGAGTCGAGCCTTGAGGAGTACGAGCGGCTCTCGCGGCTCATCGACAACATCCTCTTCCTGGCCCGGGCCGAGCAGCGGATCGAGCCGGTCCCCCTGGACGCGGGCCATGAGCTGGGACTGCTTCAGGACTACTACGGCACCCTGGCCGAGGAAAAGGGTATCGCCATTTCGTGCACCGGCGGGGGAACGATTTCGGCCGATCCGCTCCTGTTCCAGCGGGCCGTCGGGAACCTCCTCTCCAACGCCATCCGCTATACCCCAGCCGGGGGAGCCATCACCGTCAGCATCGACCGGGCCGAAGACGGCGGCACACTCCTCACCGTCGCCGACACGGGCATCGGCATCGCACCGGGCGACCTTCCCCGGGTCTTCGACCGGTTCTACCGCAGCAGCGAGGCCCGCACCCTCAATGCCCAGGGAACCGGGCTCGGCCTCGCCATCGTCCGTTCGATCATGGAGCTCCACCGGGGAAGCGTGATCATCGACAGCGCGCCGGGGCGGGGAACCGCCGTGACGCTCCGCTTCCCCCCAGCCTGACCAACAGCCTTTCATTCCAATCCCCACAGAAGGCTCCCGCCTCGCTACACGCCAGTTACACCAAGATGACAAAATTGTCATGTCCCCGTCATGATCCGGTCAGGTTCCCGCAGGTATGATGGCTTGCTGAAGTATGATCCCCTTCATGCGGAGCCGCCATGACCCTGCGCCGTAACCTTGGCATCATCTCTCTCTTTTCGCTCATCTACCTGGCCATCGCCACCGTGACCCGAACCGTGCTCCTCGCCATGGTCCCGAAGGGGTCGGGGCTCACGGTCCCCCTGGTGGCACAGGCCTATGCGGCGGGGCTCCTGTTCGACGTTGCCTCCCTTGCCTATCTTCTCATCCCGGCGGCCCTCTACCTGATCCTCGCACCACGACGGCTCGTGGAACACAGGAAGCACGCCTGGCTGGTCCGGGCGGCGTTCTTGGTCATCATCGCCGCCCTCATCTTCGGCGCCGTGGCCGAATACTTCTTCTTCGAGGAATTCGCCACCCGCTTCAACTTCATTGCCGTGGACTACCTGATCTACACCGGCGAGGTGATCGGCAACATCCGCGAATCATACCCCCTCGTTCCGATCGTCGGCGCGATCCTGGCCGTGGCCCTGATCCTCACCCGGCTGCTGCAGGGCGTCATCGACCGTGCAGCAGCCACCACCTTTTCGGGGCGCAGGCGTCGCCTCGGCGCAGCGCTCCTGGCCCTTCCCCTGGCAGCCCTTCTCTTTGTGAACATCTCCGCGACTGCCATCTCCGCCAACAGCTATGCCAACGAACTGGCGGGCAACGGTCTCTACGGCCTGTTCGCCGCCTTCCGCAACAACGAGCTGGACTTCACGCGCTTCTACGCCACCCGCGACGACCGGCGGGTCATGGCCCGCCTCCGGGACATGGTGAAGGAGCGGAACAACCACTTCATCGCATCCCCCCCGCGCATGACCCGCCAGATCACCGGCGAGGGGAGAGAGAAACGGCTCAACGTCATCGTGGTGGTGGAAGAAAGCCTGAGCGCCGAATTCCTGGGAGCCTGGGGCGACACGCGGGGGCTGTCGCCGAACATCGACCGCCTGGCCCGGGAAGCCCTCGTCTTCTCCCACCTCTACGCCAGCGGCACGAGGACTATCCGGGGGCTCGAAGCCCTCACGCTTTCGATCCCGCCGCTCCCCGGGACCTCCATCGTGAAGCGCCCCGACAACGGTGGATTCCGCTCCTGGGGCGAGATCATGAAGGAAAAGGGGTACGACACCCGCTACATCTATGCCGGTTACGGCTACTTCGACAACATGAACGCCTTCTTTTCCGCCAACGGCTTCGATATCGTGGACCGGAACAGCTTTGCCCAGGACGAAATCACCTTCGCCAACATCTGGGGAGTCTGCGACGAGGACCTCTTCCGCAAGACCATCCGGGAATCGCGCGCATCCTTTGCCGCGGGCAGGCCGTTCTTCAGCATGGTGATGACCACCTCCAACCACCGTCCCTTCACCTACCCGGCGGGAACGATCGACATCCCCCCCAAAACCGGCCGCGACGGGGGGGTAAAGTACGCCGACCATGCCATCGGCAGGTTCCTCGCAGAGGCGCGCAAGGAACCCTGGTTCAAGGATACGGTATTCGTCTTCGTGGCCGACCACTGCGCCAGCAGCGCCGGCAAGACCGATCTGCCGGTGAAAAAGTACGAGATCCCGCTCCTGGTCTACGCCCCCCACCACGTCAAGCCGGGACGGGTCGACCGGATGATGGCCCAGATCGACGTGGCCCCCACCGTGCTCGGGCTCCTGAACATGAGCTACACCACCGATTTCCTGGGCCACGACATACTCAAGGCAGACAACCGTCCGGAGCGTGCCTTCATCTCCACCTACCAGAAGCTGGGCTACATCGAGGGTGACCGGCTCCTCATCCTGAGCCCCCAGAAGGGGGTGAGCCTCGCCCGCTTCGACCGCCGGAGCGGTGCCATCGAGCCGCTCCCCATGGATGAACGGCTCCTGCAGGAAGCCCTCGCCTGGTACCAGGGGGCCAACTACATCTATAAAAACCGGCTCAACAGGATACCCTAGCCATGGAGACGCGATCCTCAGCGCCCCTGGATGCAGGGTTCTGGCTCCGGCACTTTGCCGTGCCGCTCCTTTTGTTCGGCTTCGCCATCGCGGCCTGCGAAATAACCCACGTGGACCTGGCCCTGGCCGACCGATTTTACGATTTCGCTTCTGGCACCTGGCCAGCCCGGGAGTCATGGTGGGCCCAGTGGCTCATCCACAAGCGGGGCAGAGACCTGGTGGTGGTCGTGGCGAGTTTCTCACTGATCGCAGGGGTCCTCGCGTTCCAGATCGAACGCCTCAAGCGCTGGCGGTGGCAGGCGCTCTACCTGTTGCTGGTCATCTGTCTCGGCACCGGGCTGGTTGCCGTCGGCAAAAACCTGACCGGCCGCCACTGCCCCTGGGATATGGAGCGTTACGGCGGAACCGTTCCCTACACCCGGCTCTTTGAAGGTCCTTCTCCCGGACCCGACAAAGGGCGCTGCTTCCCCGCGGGGCACGCGGCAGGCGGCTATGCCCTCATGGGAATCTACTTTGCCCTGCGGGACCGCCGGATGGCGACCGCCCGGGCAGGGCTCGCGGCAGGCGCTGCCCTCGGCACCATCTACGGCTACGGCCAGATGGCCCGCGGCGCCCATTTCCTCTCCCACACCATCTGGTCCGCAGCGGTCTGCTGGTTCGCGGCGCTGGTGCTCTACGCTGCATTCAGGCCGCTCTTGGCTCCATCGGTGTGCAACAGCACCATCATGGATCGATCAGGAAACAATGGACCGGACGACGGTCGGAACGAACGGATGCCGCATCCGCCCGTTCCCGACATGCCGGACATGACGCAGTCGGCGCACGACGCAGGAGAACCCCTTGTCGTCCCGCGCCGGCCATAGCCTCCGCGAAACGCGTTCACTGCCGAATCTCTGGGACGTGGCGGCATTCCTGCTCGTCCTGGGGGTGGTGGCGCTCCTGGCATGGGGGAGCCGGGAAATGGCCGCAACCTTTGTCCCGGGGAAAATCGTGCCCTCGCTCTCTCTCGATCCGCGGCATCTCCCCTATTATGCCCTGCGCACCGTAATCCGCATGGGAGCAGCACTCTGCCTCTCCCTTGCCTTCACCCTCACCTACGGCACCCTGGCGGCCAAGAGCCGGCGGTTCAGCCCGATCCTCGTCCCAACCCTCGACATCCTCCAGTCGGTGCCGATCCTCGGTTTCCTCTCGGTGACCGTTACCGGCTTTATCGCCCTGTTCCCCGGCAGCCTCATGGGGGTGGAGGCAGCCTCAATCTTTGCCATCTTCACATCCCAGGCGTGGAACATGGCTTTCAGCTTCTACCAGTCCCTGAAGACCATCCCCCGGGATCTGGGCGAAGCTGCCACCCTCTTCGGCCTCTCCGGCTGGCAGCGGTTCTGGCGGGTGGAGGCCCCGTTCGCGGTACCGCCGCTGGTCTGGAACATCATGATGTCCGTTTCGGGGGGATGGTTCTTCGTGGTGGCCTCCGAGGCGATCACCGTGGGCAAGACCGCCGTCACCCTCCCCGGAATCGGCTCCTACGTGGCCCTTGCCATTCACCGGCAGGACATGGGGGCCATCGCCTGGGCACTGGCAACCATGCTTGCGGTAATCCTCCTGTATGACCAGCTCTTTTTCCGCCCCCTCGTGGCATGGGCCGAAAAATTCCGGGTGGAACTCTCCCAGGCGCGCATCGCGCCGGAGTCGTGGGTCCTCACCCTCTTTGCCCGGACACGGTTTCTGGGCCGGGCACTGAGCTTGGCCGGCGCTCTCCCTGAACGGCTCACCGAACGCCTTCCCCGGAAACGGAGACCTCGCACCGGCGAGCATCGGCATCGCGGGCGACCCGCGGCGCGCATCATGGACCTGGCCTGGAACGCGGCGTTCGCAGCGGTGGCCCTCTGGGCACTCTGGAAGCTGGCGCGCTTCGTGAGTGTGATCCCCTTCGGCGAGGTCCTCTCCGTCTTCGGCCTCGGCCTGGCAACCATGGCACGGGTTGCTGTCCTTCTGATCCTGGCCTCGCTGCTCTGGGTCCCCATCGGGGTAACAATCGGCCTCAATCCCCGGTGGACAACGCGCGTCCAGCCGGTGGCCCAGTTTCTGGCCGCCTTTCCCGCGAACCTCCTCTTTCCCGCGGCAGTGGTCCTGATCGTGCGCTTCCGCCTCAACCCGGAGATATGGACCGCTCCCCTCATGATCCTCGGCACCCAGTGGTACATCCTCTTCAACGTTATTGCGGGAGCTTCGGCCATCCCCAACGATCTGCGGGAAGCAGCCGCCAACCTGGGGTTGTCGGGGTGGGAGCTGTGGCGGCGACTCCTCCTTCCCGGCATCTTCCCCTCCCTGGTCACGGGACTCGTCACTGCATCGGGGGGAACCTGGAACGCAAGCATCGTCGCCGAGGTGGTAAGCTGGGGTCCCACCACCCTTACCGCCACCGGCCTCGGCTCGGCCATTGCCCGCTGGACGGAACAGGGCGACTATCCCCACATCGTCCTGGGTATCGCCGTGATGAGCATGTATGTCGTCTGCCTGAACCGGTTCTTCTGGCGCAGGCTCTACCTCCTGGCCCAGACCAGGTACCGCCTCGACTAGGAACCCGCCATGACCCGACCCGTTTCAACCGAGTTGCTGCGGCTCGACGGCATCCGGCAATCGTATCGCAAGACCGAAGGGGACGAGCACCTGGTCCTCGACGGAGTGACCCTCACCGTCCGCGAAGGGGAGATCGTTGCGCTGCTGGGGCGGTCGGGGTCGGGCAAGTCGACTCTTCTCCGGATCATTGCCGGACTCATCCCCCCCGGCGGCGGCACCGTCAGCTACGGCGGCAGCCCGGTCACCGGCCCCGTGGAAGGGGTGGCCATGGTCTTCCAGACCTTCGCCCTCATGCCGTGGCTCACGGTCCTGGACAACGTGGAGC of Geobacter anodireducens contains these proteins:
- a CDS encoding DNA-binding response regulator (response regulator in two-component regulatory system with CusS; regulates the copper efflux system), with product MRVLIIEDEKKAAAYLQKGFAENGFTADTAPSGDDGLHLARTENYDLIILDIMLPGRNGWDVLEELRQEGSEVPVIYLSARDAVHDRVRGLELGADDYLVKPFAFSELLARARTILRRGPARQPERLRADDLEMDLVGHKARRGGAPLDLTAKEFLLLSLLLRRKGEVLSRTLIAEQVWGINFDSDTNIVDVAIRRLRRKVDDPFERKLIHTVRGAGYVLEAK
- a CDS encoding two-component sensor histidine kinase, translating into MYLKRSNGPSPGTLSLTARLTVLSTLATTGVLLFAIAFQFLALVSDLEFEDNDFIIDKIRVIEAIIARYPDGRVHLEQEVQWEGNMREDSRYLVRIVDSRKRVIMETRGMDRIAPPAMFPAPARDTHAIGRGKKFTTPEGRVYLVNAAWTGGRQAPDSRQVQVALDVTEEEEMLEGYKQKMAFVFLAGLFLSAGLNVVVVRRGLRPLVQLTETAGRIDVTTLNERIDARVWPRELARFAAAFDAMLTRLETSFERLESSSANLAHEIRTPLNILRGEAEVALSRARSPEEYRRVIESSLEEYERLSRLIDNILFLARAEQRIEPVPLDAGHELGLLQDYYGTLAEEKGIAISCTGGGTISADPLLFQRAVGNLLSNAIRYTPAGGAITVSIDRAEDGGTLLTVADTGIGIAPGDLPRVFDRFYRSSEARTLNAQGTGLGLAIVRSIMELHRGSVIIDSAPGRGTAVTLRFPPA
- a CDS encoding sulfatase, translating into MTLRRNLGIISLFSLIYLAIATVTRTVLLAMVPKGSGLTVPLVAQAYAAGLLFDVASLAYLLIPAALYLILAPRRLVEHRKHAWLVRAAFLVIIAALIFGAVAEYFFFEEFATRFNFIAVDYLIYTGEVIGNIRESYPLVPIVGAILAVALILTRLLQGVIDRAAATTFSGRRRRLGAALLALPLAALLFVNISATAISANSYANELAGNGLYGLFAAFRNNELDFTRFYATRDDRRVMARLRDMVKERNNHFIASPPRMTRQITGEGREKRLNVIVVVEESLSAEFLGAWGDTRGLSPNIDRLAREALVFSHLYASGTRTIRGLEALTLSIPPLPGTSIVKRPDNGGFRSWGEIMKEKGYDTRYIYAGYGYFDNMNAFFSANGFDIVDRNSFAQDEITFANIWGVCDEDLFRKTIRESRASFAAGRPFFSMVMTTSNHRPFTYPAGTIDIPPKTGRDGGVKYADHAIGRFLAEARKEPWFKDTVFVFVADHCASSAGKTDLPVKKYEIPLLVYAPHHVKPGRVDRMMAQIDVAPTVLGLLNMSYTTDFLGHDILKADNRPERAFISTYQKLGYIEGDRLLILSPQKGVSLARFDRRSGAIEPLPMDERLLQEALAWYQGANYIYKNRLNRIP
- a CDS encoding phosphoesterase; translated protein: METRSSAPLDAGFWLRHFAVPLLLFGFAIAACEITHVDLALADRFYDFASGTWPARESWWAQWLIHKRGRDLVVVVASFSLIAGVLAFQIERLKRWRWQALYLLLVICLGTGLVAVGKNLTGRHCPWDMERYGGTVPYTRLFEGPSPGPDKGRCFPAGHAAGGYALMGIYFALRDRRMATARAGLAAGAALGTIYGYGQMARGAHFLSHTIWSAAVCWFAALVLYAAFRPLLAPSVCNSTIMDRSGNNGPDDGRNERMPHPPVPDMPDMTQSAHDAGEPLVVPRRP
- a CDS encoding sulfonate ABC transporter permease; the protein is MSSRAGHSLRETRSLPNLWDVAAFLLVLGVVALLAWGSREMAATFVPGKIVPSLSLDPRHLPYYALRTVIRMGAALCLSLAFTLTYGTLAAKSRRFSPILVPTLDILQSVPILGFLSVTVTGFIALFPGSLMGVEAASIFAIFTSQAWNMAFSFYQSLKTIPRDLGEAATLFGLSGWQRFWRVEAPFAVPPLVWNIMMSVSGGWFFVVASEAITVGKTAVTLPGIGSYVALAIHRQDMGAIAWALATMLAVILLYDQLFFRPLVAWAEKFRVELSQARIAPESWVLTLFARTRFLGRALSLAGALPERLTERLPRKRRPRTGEHRHRGRPAARIMDLAWNAAFAAVALWALWKLARFVSVIPFGEVLSVFGLGLATMARVAVLLILASLLWVPIGVTIGLNPRWTTRVQPVAQFLAAFPANLLFPAAVVLIVRFRLNPEIWTAPLMILGTQWYILFNVIAGASAIPNDLREAAANLGLSGWELWRRLLLPGIFPSLVTGLVTASGGTWNASIVAEVVSWGPTTLTATGLGSAIARWTEQGDYPHIVLGIAVMSMYVVCLNRFFWRRLYLLAQTRYRLD